Part of the Parcubacteria group bacterium genome, TCATTTCCCATGGTGTTCTGGGGCAGCGCGTATTACTGAAACAAATAAGGTTTGGTTTCAGAACGAGGAAGATGCGCAAAAAGCGGGATATACTCCAGCAAGTAATTGCCCTGGACTTAAATAAAACACAGTATGGAAAAAAATCTTAAAAAAAGTGCGATAACTGTCCTGGGCGGAGCATTTATTGTTATTGGCTTAGGGGGGCTGGTCTTGCCTTTTGTCCAAGGTATCCTTTTTATCTTCCTCGGCATCTATTTACTCTCAATGGAGTATCAGTGGCTTAAGACAAAACTGAGCCACCTTGAGGCAAAAAACCCAACGCTAGATCGATACGCTAAGCGGTTTCGTGCTTTTTTTGATAAGATATAACCATAATTTGGCATGGTGTATTTTACCCACAAACTGAATAGGGGATTCGTTTCGCTTTTTTCCTCACAAGCCATACGGAAGATGGCCTTGTCCCTCCTCACTGTTTTCTTGCCTATTTTCCTATTCGAGCTTTTTGACGAAAATATTTTCCTGGTCCTGGCCTTCTTTGGTGTAGCATCTTTTATGTACGCTTTTTTGCTACCACTTGGCATGCAATTCATGAATCGGTTTGGATTCAAGCGCGCCTTAATCCTTGGATCTATTTTTGGGATGCTCTATTTTGCAATCCTGGCGTTTACCGACGCGGAGAATGTGCTTCTCCTTATTCCACTCGCACTCGTCGTGACAACGCTCTTCAAACTTTTTTTCTGGATTCCATACCATGTAGACTTTGCTAAGTTTGCGGATCCGAAAGATCGCGGGAAGGGAGTTTCTGCTATGTATGCCATGGTCTCTATTACAGGTGTTGTGGGACCCATCGTCGCCGGGTATATTTTGGATCAAACAGGTTTTGGTGTGCTCTTCTCGGTTGTCATTGCATTATATGCTCTCTCGCTCATCCCGCTCTTCAACTTGCCACAAGTAAACGAGTCGTATAGCTGGGGATATGGCGAGACGTGGAATAAGCTTCTTTCGCGTGAATACCGACACCCGCTCATCGCTATTACCGCGTTGGGTGTCGAGAACATCATCGCAATCGCGGTGTGGCCCCTCTTTGTTTACCTCCTTCTCAAGGGGGACCTCTTTAATGTCGGGGTTGTCTCGACCGTCATCTTCGGAGCTGTCGTCATCCTCCAGCTTGGGATGGGTAAGTTTCTGGACACTTCGGAGGGAAAACGCTACCAAACGCTCCACATTGGAAGTATCCTCTCCGCCGTCGGCTGGATTGGAAAAATGTTTGTCGTGACCGCATTTCACATCTTCATTGCCGGTTTTTATCATGGAATTACGAAAATTTTCACCGAGACGCCCTTTGACACGCTTGTATATGAAATTGCCGCAGACCAAGGGCACTACGTTGACGAGTTCACTGTATTAAAAGAGATGGCCCTCCAAATTGGCCACGTTGTCGGTATCGCAGGAACCATGCTTGCCCTTTTCTTCTTCTCTATTGAATGGACATTCCTCATTGCCGCCGGAGCAACTTTGCTCTTCAATATTCTCTACTACAGAAAGCGAGACATGCACATGCTCGTAGGGCGCCACACTGTGCCACACATGGCATTGCATAGGTAGAAAAAGCTGGCTACCCAAGGTAGCCAGCTTTGATTTAGTGAGAATGCCCGTGCTCGGAGCCAAACGCGAGCTTTAACGCTTGATAAAAAATCCAAAGTGCAATCACAAGTGAGAGAAGGGGGTCGACGAGGAACCATCCAAATGCCCACATGGTAACGCCACCGACAACCACGGCCATACTCAACACCAAATCAGAGAAGATGTGCTGCAATAACGCCTCGTGGTTCTCTGTCGAGGCCTTCAGCATCTTGTGCTGGAAAAAATTTCCGATGCCACCGATGGAGGCAATGACGACGATGACGACAGGGCTTACGACCGGAACTGGATTTGTGAGACGCTCGAACGTCTCAAAAGCAACGGTACCAGCCAAGAGAAACAGTAGCCCGATATTAATCCTCGAAGCTACCTCTCGCGCCTTGTTCTGTTTCCACAAGCGCATAAGCACGAGAGCACCGATCGTCACTACAATTCCTGCACTGTCGGTAAACACATGCCCAGCATCGGCCCAAAGAGCCAAGCTTCCTGAATACCATCCGCCGAAAATCTCGAGAATTAAGATCGCTATGGTGAGCCCAAGTACCAACGAGAGCCGTCTGACCTCACACCAACACGTGGCGGGGCCAGGGCAGTCAGGGTAGTGTCCTGCCATGGGAAACTTCCGCCACTTGAAATTCTAAGATTTTTATAGCATACTGCTAGCACATTGTCATTGTATGGCACCAAAGCACATAACGCGTTATATGCTCGGTGCTCATAAAATACACTCGTTAAAACACTCGTTATTTTATGGCACTCTACACCGGAAAAGGGGATGCGGGGACAACAAAAGTGATCGACTCAAAGGAGCGTTTTTCAAAGGCCTCAAGACTCGCTGAGGCGCTGGGGTCATTAGACGAGCTCAACTCGTTTATTGGGCTTTGCAAAATAAAGGCGTCCTCGGGGCAAGCCGCGCGGCATTCGCCTATGTTTCGTCTTCGCTCGGACGAAATGAGAACACGCTCTCATTTCGCATCTTCGCTCGACGAAATAAAATCAGAAGACATTGACTCTGAATCTGTTCGTGTAAATGGAAAAGAGGTGAGTGTGTCCTATATACTCCACGAGGTACAAGAAAACCTATTTATCGTGCAAGCTCAAGTGGCGGGGTCTGATAAGAAAATCGTTAAGAAAAAAGTAACGCAAGCAGAACGATATATAAACACTATAGAGAACATTATTCCGCCTATCAAAGGATTTACTATTGCGGGGGCAACCGAGCTCTCGGCGCTTCTCGATGTAGTCCGTACCATAGCTCGGAGGACTGAGAGGAGAGTGGTCTTACTGCACGATACAAAAGAGCGGAAACTCACCAAAGATACTTTGGCGTACATGAACCGTCTTTCATCGCTCCTATTTGCATTGGCGCGCCTTGCCTCGCACCAAGCGGGTGTAAAAGAGAGAACTCCTACATATCGCTAACATCTTTTAGGTGAGTTTGACAAAAGTGTAATAGTATTGTATTTTCATTTTAGAGGGTTGCCTTGATAGGAGAGGTGATGACAGAGAAGACACGAGACGCGAACTGGGCAGGGTCTTTTTTTGGTGGTCCGCGTGATTTCTATGGCACGACGTACACTCGCTTTGGCAGACTGCCGAAAGATCCCGAAAAAGAAATTGATGGCGTTCTTGCGTTGCTCAAACCAGAACCCGGTAGTCATATTCTCGACTGGTGTGGTGGCTGGGGTAGGCACGCAATCCCGCTTGCCAAGAGGGGCTTTCGGGTCACTATTCTTGATTTCTCAGCCAAATATCTCGAACGAGCACGCGAACACGCAGAGCGTGAAGGAGTAGAAATAACCACTGTGTGCGCTGATTTTCGAGACACACCGCCTCACATTCAAGCGGATTACGCCGTGAACCTGTTTACGGCCGGACTTGGTTACTTTGGTGAAGAGGACGATATCGTGGCACTAAAACGTTTATTTGCCGCGCTTAAGCCGGACGCCAAAGTGTTAATAGATACAATAAGTTTGTTCTGGATCGTAAAAAACTTCAGGGGCCATAACTGGGAGGAGACGGCTGATGGTAGGGGACGGTTCCTGCATAAAAGGACCTTCGATTTTGGAACTAACACGGAACGAGCGATAAATACACACCAGGATCTCGACAAAGGAACAGAGGAAACGGCAAATG contains:
- a CDS encoding ATP:cob(I)alamin adenosyltransferase, which encodes MALYTGKGDAGTTKVIDSKERFSKASRLAEALGSLDELNSFIGLCKIKASSGQAARHSPMFRLRSDEMRTRSHFASSLDEIKSEDIDSESVRVNGKEVSVSYILHEVQENLFIVQAQVAGSDKKIVKKKVTQAERYINTIENIIPPIKGFTIAGATELSALLDVVRTIARRTERRVVLLHDTKERKLTKDTLAYMNRLSSLLFALARLASHQAGVKERTPTYR
- a CDS encoding cation transporter produces the protein MAGHYPDCPGPATCWCEVRRLSLVLGLTIAILILEIFGGWYSGSLALWADAGHVFTDSAGIVVTIGALVLMRLWKQNKAREVASRINIGLLFLLAGTVAFETFERLTNPVPVVSPVVIVVIASIGGIGNFFQHKMLKASTENHEALLQHIFSDLVLSMAVVVGGVTMWAFGWFLVDPLLSLVIALWIFYQALKLAFGSEHGHSH
- a CDS encoding MFS transporter, producing MVYFTHKLNRGFVSLFSSQAIRKMALSLLTVFLPIFLFELFDENIFLVLAFFGVASFMYAFLLPLGMQFMNRFGFKRALILGSIFGMLYFAILAFTDAENVLLLIPLALVVTTLFKLFFWIPYHVDFAKFADPKDRGKGVSAMYAMVSITGVVGPIVAGYILDQTGFGVLFSVVIALYALSLIPLFNLPQVNESYSWGYGETWNKLLSREYRHPLIAITALGVENIIAIAVWPLFVYLLLKGDLFNVGVVSTVIFGAVVILQLGMGKFLDTSEGKRYQTLHIGSILSAVGWIGKMFVVTAFHIFIAGFYHGITKIFTETPFDTLVYEIAADQGHYVDEFTVLKEMALQIGHVVGIAGTMLALFFFSIEWTFLIAAGATLLFNILYYRKRDMHMLVGRHTVPHMALHR
- a CDS encoding methyltransferase domain-containing protein — its product is MTEKTRDANWAGSFFGGPRDFYGTTYTRFGRLPKDPEKEIDGVLALLKPEPGSHILDWCGGWGRHAIPLAKRGFRVTILDFSAKYLERAREHAEREGVEITTVCADFRDTPPHIQADYAVNLFTAGLGYFGEEDDIVALKRLFAALKPDAKVLIDTISLFWIVKNFRGHNWEETADGRGRFLHKRTFDFGTNTERAINTHQDLDKGTEETANVELKLYCPADLARILKSAGFVPQELYGGFDGSGFNFDAKRVVMLAGRP